The Flavobacterium commune genome contains the following window.
GAAACGGGTTTAGAACAGGCTGTTGCAGCTCCTAAAACAGCAGCTAAATCTTCAATTAAGTTCCAGTTTTCTGGTCCTTTTAATCCGCGTCCGCCGGAAACTACAATGTCAGCATCGGCAATAGATACTTTTCCTGATGATTTTTCAATTGATGCTACTTTTATTCCAAAATCATTATCTCCAATGCTTGGATTGAAAGCTTCTTCTGTTAATGTTGAGGCATTTTCGAAAATACCATAAGAGTTTTTAGCCAGACCAATAACTTTTACCTCGGTATTGATTTCTGTTATGTTGAATGCTTTGTTTGAAAAAGCATTTCTTTTTACCTGAAAAGGAGCAGTGCTTACCGGTAATCCTACTACGTTTGAAGCAAAACCTGCTTCCAGATTTACGGCTACCAATGAAGAAAGATAGATGCTGTCAGTGCTGGAAGAAAGAATAACTAATTTTGTGTTTTCTTGTTGAGCTGCTTGTTTGATAACGTCAGCATAAGCTTTGGCGTTAAAACCGGCTAATTTGTCGTTGTTTACTTTTAATACTTTGTCAACCCCGTATTTTGCTAATTCGGCAACGTTTTCAGTATTGATAGTTAAGGCAGTTACTGTAGTTCCTAAAGATTCAGCTACTTTTTTTGCGTAAGAAGCGATTTCGAATGCTACTTTTTTAAATTTTCCTTCTGCAGATTCTGCATATATTAATATTGACATATGATTTTAGATTTTAGATTAACGATTTTAGATTTTAGAGGTGAATCAAATGGTGATTTTTAGATTTCGTATTGCAATCAGCAATCTAAAATCTAAACTCTACAATCTTAAATCACTTTCGCTTCGTTGTGTAATAAGTCGATTAACTCGTCTAAATTATCTGGGGAAACCATTTTTATTGCCGATTTTGGAGCCGGTTTTTCAAATTTTACCGCTTTGGTGTTTATGGCAGCGTCAACCGGTTCAACAACATTTAATGTTTTTGTTCTGGCAGTCATGATTCCTCTCATGTTGGGGATACGCAAATCTTTTTCTTCAACGATTCCTTTTTGTCCGCCAATGATTAAAGGTAAAGAAGTGGTAACAGTTTCTTTTCCTCCGTCAATTTCGCGAACCGCTTTTACATTTGTACCATCAACTGCTATGTCAATACAGGCGTTTAAGAAATTGTATCCTAAAATACCGGCAATCATCCCGGGAACCATTCCTCCATTATAATCAAGAGATTCTTTTCCGGCAATAACTAAATCGTAAGCTCCTGATTTGATAACTTCAGCTAATTGTTTGGCAACAAAAAATCCGTCAGTAGGAGTAGCATTGATACGAATGGCTTCGTTAGCTCCGATTGCTAATGCTTTTCTTAATGTAGGTTCGGTTTCAGGACCGCCCACGTTTACTACAGTTACGGTAGCTCCTTGTTGTTCTTGAAACCAAATAGCACGTGTTAATCCAAATTCGTCATTAGGATTGATTACATATTGTACGCCGTTAGTATCAAATTCGGTATCAGCGTTTGTAAAGTTGATTTTTGAGGTAGTATCAGGAACATGACTGATGCAAACTAGTATTTTCATGTTGGGATATTTTATAAATTTCGTAGATTGAGTTACAAAATTAGAATAATATTTCGAATAATTTAGTATGAATAAAGACTAAGCATTGTTGCAATAATATTTTTATTTGTTTGATTCGTGTAAAATAGCAGAATAAATGCGAGATATTCACATACCTAATCTAAGATGTTAGAATTTATGGAGGATTATTTAAGTTAATTTGTGTTTTAAATGGTTTAAAATATTTATTTTTGCTCTTCAGAAAATTCAACATACAATATAATATGAGAACAATACAATTTAGAGAGGCCATTTGCGAAGCGATGAGCGAAGAAATGCGTCACGATGAATCCATATATTTAATGGGCGAAGAAGTTGCAGAATACAACGGAGCATACAAAGCTTCAAAAGGAATGCTGGCTGAATTTGGCGAAAAAAGAGTAATTGATACTCCAATTGCTGAGCTTGGTTTTACAGGAATTGCAGTAGGATCTGCTATGAACGGTTGTCGTCCTATTGTAGAATACATGACTTTCAACTTCTGTTTAGTTGGTATTGATCAAATTATAAATAATGCTGCTAAAATGCGTCAAATGACAGGAGGACAATTTAATGTGCCTATCGTTTTTCGTGGACCAACTGCTTCTGCAGGTCAATTAGGAGCTACTCACTCACAGGCTTTAGAAAACTGGTTTGCTAATACTCCAGGATTAAAAGTGATTGTACCTTCTACTCCTTATGATGCTAAAGGACTTTTGAAATCAGCTATTCGCGATAATGATCCTGTAATTTTCATGGAATCTGAGCAAATGTATGGTGATAAAGGTGAAGTGCCAGACGGAGAATATGTAATTCCTATTGGAGTTGCTGATGTTAAAAGAGAAGGAACTGATGTAACAATTGTTTCTTTTGGAAAAATCATCAAAGAAGCTTTTATTGCTGCTGATGAATTAGCTAAGGAAGGAATTTCTTGTGAAGTTATCGATTTAAGAACGGTTCGTCCAATGGATAACGAAGCGATTTTAAAATCAGTTAAGAAAACAAATCGTTTGGTAATTCTTGAAGAAGCTTGGCCATTTGCAAGTATTTCTTCTGAGATTACTTATATTGTACAAGAACAAGCTTTTGATTTCCTTGATGCACCAATTCAAAGAATTACAACTGCCGATGCTCCGGCACCTTACTCTCCGGTATTGTTGAAAGATTGGTTGCCAAACGCAGCTGATGTTGTGAAAGCAGTAAAGAAAGTAATGTATAAATAATACATTAGTAAATACTATTAAGGCTTCATCTTACGTTAGTTTGATGAAGCTTTTTTTTTAATTTTAATGGGAGTTTGTTGCAAACAAACCTCAATAAAAAGCAATAAATGTCAACCTGTATGAATAAGAAGTACCTATTTCTAGCTCTGTTTTTTGTATTGTCTGTTTTCTCAACACTTTTTGCCCAAACAAAAGTGAGCGGTATAGTGGTAGATAAATCCAATCAACCCGTTCCTTTTGCAAATGTTGTTTTTAAAGGTTCGAATATGGGAGTTATGTCTAATGAAGACGGACGTTTTTATATCGAATCGCCTGCTACTTATACTGTTTTGATAGTGACTTCTGTAGGGTTTTCAGATACGGAAATTACTTTGGACAAAGCCGTAAATTATAATTTTAAGGTATTACTAAAAGATGTCGAGGAATTAAAAGAGGTGGTTATTTACTCTGGAAAAACTTCTAAAAAGAACAATCCGGCATTAGATATTCTTAGGAAAATTTGGGAAAGAAAGCGAAAAAATGGTTTGTACCAATTTGATCAGTACCAAATGGAGAAGTACGAAAAAGTAGAGTTTGATATGAATACTATTGATAGTGCTTTTATGAAAAACAAAATCTTCAAAGGAATGGAATTTGTTTTTAATCATATTGATACTTCGAGAGTTACCGGGAAAACGTATCTGCCTATTTTTATCAATGAATCGTTAATGGATGTTTATGGGAATAATAAAATAAATAAGGTAAAAGAAAAATTAAAGGCTAATAAAAATTCTGGATTTAGTGATAATCAGCAAATTTTATCTTTTATTAAGGATTTGTATTCGAATTACGATATTTACAACAACCACCTTACTTTTTTTGACAAAAGTTTCACCAGTCCATTGTCTAAAACGGGTATAGATGTCTATAGTTATGTTCTTAGAGACAGTGCTTTTATTGATAAAAAATGGTGTTACAACATTTTGTTTTATCCAAGACGTAAAAATGAGCTGACTTTTAAAGGCGATTTTTGGGTGAACGATACCACTTTTGCCATCAAAAAAATCAATATGGCAGTGACTAAAAGTGCCAATATTAACTGGGTAAAAGATATTTATATCGAACAGGAATTTGAAGTGCAAAACGATTCGGTCTTTTTGTTGACCCGCGATCACATGATGTCAGATTTTGCTTTGAATAAAAAAGATGAGTCTAAAGGGGTGTATGGAAAACGTACTACCTTGTATCAAAATCATCAATTCAATATCGAAAAACCGGCTGCTTTTTATAGAGATGAGGTTAATTATATTGATAATGAGGTTTATAATCGATCGGAGAAGTATTGGGATGACAATCGTTTTGAAAACTTAAATAAAGACGAGAAAGGAATTTATAAAATGCTGGATACCTTGCAAACAGTCAAGAAATTCAGGCAATTGTATAATTTGGTCTCTATTTTAGGTAGTGGATATGTACAGTTTGGGCATTTTGATTACGGGCCTATTTTTTCCACTTTTGGTTACAATGAAGTAGAAGGAATCCGAATTAGAACAGGGGGAAGAACTTATTTTGGTCCTAATGACACCTGGCGTTTACAAGGATATACAGCCTATGGTTTTGATGATAATAAATTCAAATACGGTTTGTCAGGAAAATGGATGGTGGATAAGAAGAACCGAATTATCATTTCAGGTGGAAATAGACGGGATGTGGAGCAAATAGGTGCCAGTTTAACAACTACTAACGATGTTTTGGGCAGAAGTTTTGCTTCTTCTTCATTGGTTTCAACAGGAAATAATGGAAAGTTGACTAATATTAATTTGTCTAATTTGTCGGTTGAAATGGAGCCTGTAAAAAACTTAATGTTTCAAATGGGATTTTCGTACAGGACATTAGAATCGGCATCGGATACTTTTAAGTTGGATTATTATACTGATGCAAGCCAAACCACCACAAGAAGTGATGTTAAGCAATCAGAGGTTAATTTGCAGTTAGAGTTAACTCCTAACCGAAAAATGATAGGTTACGGAGTAGAAAGAAGTACTGTAGATAGTCCTTTTAGCCGTTTTTATGTTAATTATAGTCATGGTTTTAAAGGCCTGTTTGATAGTGATTTTAAGTATGATAAATTACAGTTGTATTATAGACAGCCTATTATTATTGGACCATTAGGACGTACTAATCTTACTTTGGAATTAGGAAAAACTTTTGGAACAATTCCGTTAGGATTGATGAGTGTAATTCCCGGAAACCAGTCATATTCTACTATCGAAAACACTTTTAATAACCTTAATTTTTACGAATTTGTTGCCGATCAATACAGTACGTTGCAATGGGAACATAATTTTGGAGGACGTGTGTTTTCAAGAATTCCATTTATGAGAAAGCTAAATTGGCGAGAAATAATTGGGGCAAAAGCAGTTTACGGAACAATTTCAGATGCCAGCAGAGCCATTAATGCTTCGGGCTTAGTGTATGCCGCTCCCGAAGATGTGTATTGGGAATACAGTGCAGGAATAGGCAATATTTTTAAAGTATTTCGAATTGATTTTACCTGGAGAGGAAATTATTTGAATACACCTGATACGCAGAAGTTTTCTGTAAAAGGTTCGTTTGGATTTTATTTCTAAAAATCACGAAATCTAAAGCAAATGTTTTGTTATAAATAAGGATTTGAGTTACTTTTGTGCCCAGATAAAATCAACTTAAGACAATAAATAAAATGACTGCAGACAAAATAAACACTTTCGATGTGTTAATCGAAATTCCAAGAGGAAGTAGAAACAAATACGAATACGATTTTGAAATCAAAAGAATGCGTTTTGACAGAATGTTATTCTCTTCAATGATGTATCCTGCTGATTACGGATTTATTCCTGAAACTTTAGCTCTTGACGGAGATCCATTGGACGTATTGGTTTTAGTAAACGAACCAACTTTCCCTGGATGTGTTATGGAAGTAAAACCAATTGGTGTTTTCCACATGGCAGATGATAAAGGACCGGATGAGAAAATTGTTTGTGTACCGGTTTCTGATCCAATTTGGAATAAATTAAATGATTTATCAGACGTTAATCCACACTTATTAAAAGAAATCGAGCATTTCTTCCAGGTTTACAAAGATCTTGAAAACAAACAAGTAGATGTTGAAGGATGGGGAGATTTGAGTGAAGCAAAAGCAATCATCAAAGAGTGTACTGATCGTTTTAATGCCATTGAAAACAAGCCTGAAGGGTTATTTAGCATTAAATAATTTTCAGGTTATAAATTTGTAAAAAAAGCAATACTTCGTCAGGAGTATTGCTTTTTTGTTTAAATTCGTTTGTATGCTGTTGATTATTAACCTTAACCAAAAACGAATTTATGAATACAATTATGATTTGGGTGCCTGTTTTTATGGCATTAGTTGGACTTGCTTTTATGTTTTTAAAAAGAGCCTGGGTTTTAAAACAAGACGCCGGCGATGGTAAAATGGCCTCAATTTCCGATTTTATTTACGAGGGTGCTCTGGCATTTTTAAAAGCGGAATACCGATTACTGGCCGTTTTTGTTTTTTTTGCCAGTATTGTTTTGGCGGGAATTACTTTTTTACCAGGTGTTAAAACACATTTATTAATTGTTGTAGCCTTTGTTATTGGTGCTTTATTTTCTGCTCTGGCAGGAAATATGGGGATGAAAATAGCAACTAAAACCAATGTAAGAACCACTCAGGCTGCTCGCAGTAGTTTGCCTCAGGCCTTAAAGGTTTCTTTTGGAGGTGGAACCGTAATGGGGTTAGGCGTTGCCGGTTTAGCCGTTTTAGGATTGACTTCCTTTTTTATTTTTTTCTATCATTTTTTTATGGGCGGGACATGGACTTCTATTGATGACATGACCGTAGTATTAGAAACCTTAGCAGGTTTTTCTTTAGGAGCCGAATCGATTGCTTTGTTTGCCCGTGTTGGAGGCGGAATTTATACAAAAGCTGCCGATGTAGGTGCCGATTTAGTAGGGAAAGTGGAAGCCGGAATCCCAGAAGATGATCCTCGAAATCCTGCAACCATTGCAGATAACGTAGGAGATAATGTGGGCGATGTGGCAGGAATGGGAGCCGATTTATTTGGGTCTTATGTAGCAACAGTTTTGGCAGCTATGGTTTTGGGGAATTATGTTATCAAAGATATGGGCGGAAGCATTCAGGATGCTTTTGGCGGAATTGGACCTATTTTGTTGCCAATGTCCATTGCTGGTTTTGGAATTTTATTTTCCATCATTGGAACAATGTTAGTAAAAATAACCGATGATAATGCTAAAGAAGCTCAGGTACAAAAAGCATTGAATATAGGGAATTGGGTTGCCATAGTTCTAACGGCTATTAGCTGTTTCTTTTTAGTGCAATACATGTTACCACCAATGATGAGAATGGAATTTTTTGGTGAGGGAAGTCAGGAAATTTCTTCGATGCGTGTTTTTTATGCTACCATTATCGGATTAATAGTTGGTGGAGTGATTTCTTCGGTAACTGAATATTATACAGGTCTTGGGACAAAACCGGTAATGGCTATTGTTCAAAAATCGAGTACAGGAGCCGGGACAAATGTTATTGCAGGATTGGCAACTGGAATGATTTCTACTTTTCCAACGGTTTTATTGTTTGCAGCTGCAATTTGGACATCGTATGCTTTAGCGGGTTTTTATGGTGTAGCCTTGGCAGCTTCAGCTATGATGGCTACTACGGCAATGCAATTAGCCATTGATGCTTTCGGACCCATTTCAGACAATGCGGGAGGAATTGCCGAAATGAGTGAATTGCCTAAAGAAGTACGTACCCGAACCGATATTTTAGATTCTGTTGGAAACACAACTGCAGCAACCGGAAAAGGATTTGCAATTGC
Protein-coding sequences here:
- a CDS encoding electron transfer flavoprotein subunit alpha/FixB family protein, with translation MSILIYAESAEGKFKKVAFEIASYAKKVAESLGTTVTALTINTENVAELAKYGVDKVLKVNNDKLAGFNAKAYADVIKQAAQQENTKLVILSSSTDSIYLSSLVAVNLEAGFASNVVGLPVSTAPFQVKRNAFSNKAFNITEINTEVKVIGLAKNSYGIFENASTLTEEAFNPSIGDNDFGIKVASIEKSSGKVSIADADIVVSGGRGLKGPENWNLIEDLAAVLGAATACSKPVSDLGWRPHAEHVGQTGKPVATNLYIAVGISGAIQHIAGINASKVKVVINTDAEAPFFKVADYGIVGDAFDVVPRLIEKLKAFKAQNA
- a CDS encoding electron transfer flavoprotein subunit beta/FixA family protein; amino-acid sequence: MKILVCISHVPDTTSKINFTNADTEFDTNGVQYVINPNDEFGLTRAIWFQEQQGATVTVVNVGGPETEPTLRKALAIGANEAIRINATPTDGFFVAKQLAEVIKSGAYDLVIAGKESLDYNGGMVPGMIAGILGYNFLNACIDIAVDGTNVKAVREIDGGKETVTTSLPLIIGGQKGIVEEKDLRIPNMRGIMTARTKTLNVVEPVDAAINTKAVKFEKPAPKSAIKMVSPDNLDELIDLLHNEAKVI
- a CDS encoding pyruvate dehydrogenase complex E1 component subunit beta, which produces MRTIQFREAICEAMSEEMRHDESIYLMGEEVAEYNGAYKASKGMLAEFGEKRVIDTPIAELGFTGIAVGSAMNGCRPIVEYMTFNFCLVGIDQIINNAAKMRQMTGGQFNVPIVFRGPTASAGQLGATHSQALENWFANTPGLKVIVPSTPYDAKGLLKSAIRDNDPVIFMESEQMYGDKGEVPDGEYVIPIGVADVKREGTDVTIVSFGKIIKEAFIAADELAKEGISCEVIDLRTVRPMDNEAILKSVKKTNRLVILEEAWPFASISSEITYIVQEQAFDFLDAPIQRITTADAPAPYSPVLLKDWLPNAADVVKAVKKVMYK
- a CDS encoding DUF5686 and carboxypeptidase-like regulatory domain-containing protein — translated: MNKKYLFLALFFVLSVFSTLFAQTKVSGIVVDKSNQPVPFANVVFKGSNMGVMSNEDGRFYIESPATYTVLIVTSVGFSDTEITLDKAVNYNFKVLLKDVEELKEVVIYSGKTSKKNNPALDILRKIWERKRKNGLYQFDQYQMEKYEKVEFDMNTIDSAFMKNKIFKGMEFVFNHIDTSRVTGKTYLPIFINESLMDVYGNNKINKVKEKLKANKNSGFSDNQQILSFIKDLYSNYDIYNNHLTFFDKSFTSPLSKTGIDVYSYVLRDSAFIDKKWCYNILFYPRRKNELTFKGDFWVNDTTFAIKKINMAVTKSANINWVKDIYIEQEFEVQNDSVFLLTRDHMMSDFALNKKDESKGVYGKRTTLYQNHQFNIEKPAAFYRDEVNYIDNEVYNRSEKYWDDNRFENLNKDEKGIYKMLDTLQTVKKFRQLYNLVSILGSGYVQFGHFDYGPIFSTFGYNEVEGIRIRTGGRTYFGPNDTWRLQGYTAYGFDDNKFKYGLSGKWMVDKKNRIIISGGNRRDVEQIGASLTTTNDVLGRSFASSSLVSTGNNGKLTNINLSNLSVEMEPVKNLMFQMGFSYRTLESASDTFKLDYYTDASQTTTRSDVKQSEVNLQLELTPNRKMIGYGVERSTVDSPFSRFYVNYSHGFKGLFDSDFKYDKLQLYYRQPIIIGPLGRTNLTLELGKTFGTIPLGLMSVIPGNQSYSTIENTFNNLNFYEFVADQYSTLQWEHNFGGRVFSRIPFMRKLNWREIIGAKAVYGTISDASRAINASGLVYAAPEDVYWEYSAGIGNIFKVFRIDFTWRGNYLNTPDTQKFSVKGSFGFYF
- a CDS encoding inorganic diphosphatase — translated: MTADKINTFDVLIEIPRGSRNKYEYDFEIKRMRFDRMLFSSMMYPADYGFIPETLALDGDPLDVLVLVNEPTFPGCVMEVKPIGVFHMADDKGPDEKIVCVPVSDPIWNKLNDLSDVNPHLLKEIEHFFQVYKDLENKQVDVEGWGDLSEAKAIIKECTDRFNAIENKPEGLFSIK
- a CDS encoding sodium-translocating pyrophosphatase, with product MNTIMIWVPVFMALVGLAFMFLKRAWVLKQDAGDGKMASISDFIYEGALAFLKAEYRLLAVFVFFASIVLAGITFLPGVKTHLLIVVAFVIGALFSALAGNMGMKIATKTNVRTTQAARSSLPQALKVSFGGGTVMGLGVAGLAVLGLTSFFIFFYHFFMGGTWTSIDDMTVVLETLAGFSLGAESIALFARVGGGIYTKAADVGADLVGKVEAGIPEDDPRNPATIADNVGDNVGDVAGMGADLFGSYVATVLAAMVLGNYVIKDMGGSIQDAFGGIGPILLPMSIAGFGILFSIIGTMLVKITDDNAKEAQVQKALNIGNWVAIVLTAISCFFLVQYMLPPMMRMEFFGEGSQEISSMRVFYATIIGLIVGGVISSVTEYYTGLGTKPVMAIVQKSSTGAGTNVIAGLATGMISTFPTVLLFAAAIWTSYALAGFYGVALAASAMMATTAMQLAIDAFGPISDNAGGIAEMSELPKEVRTRTDILDSVGNTTAATGKGFAIASAALTSLALFAAYVTFTGIDGINIFKAPVLAMLFVGGMIPVVFSALAMNSVGKAAMDMVYEVRRQFKEIPGIMEGTAKPEYAKCVDISTKAALREMMLPGVLTIGFPIAIVLLGKLVYGDNNQLIAEMLGGYMAGVTVSGVLWAVFQNNAGGAWDNAKKSFEAGVMINGEMTYKGSDAHKAAVTGDTVGDPFKDTSGPSMNILIKLTCLIGLVIAPILGNGSHTIGTAASCCVSTAKCTSMSKEECIAKGCTNKNCEHHNAAMMGHCDMSKMATMSKEECAKMCDSLKCSPAQKEACLSHYDANGKFVIPSGTSKGSCCAHKK